NNNNNNNNNNNNNNNNNTTGCCGCCCCTGGCTGATAAAGGGGCCCGGCTTCAGGTTCATGATCCTGAAGGGATGTCCGAAGCGAAGAAAATGTTTCCTGATTTCACCTACGCCAATTCCGCCTACGAAGCTTGCGATAATGCTGATGCGGTGGTTCTTTTGACCGAATGGAACCAGTATCGGGCCCTGGACCTGGCGGACATTAAAAAGCGGATGAAAACCCCAATCTTCATCGATCTGCGCAATGTCTATACCCCGGCTAAGATGCGGGAATCTGGATTTGAGTATTATGGGGTTGGCAGAAAATAGGGGACAGACCACGGTTTTTCTTATTTTTTAAAATATTTTTCATGCTTTCTTGGCTCAAAAACCGTGGTCTGTCCCCTATTTACTCTAAAGGCGAAAGGTGAAAGGAAAAAGGTGAAAGGCAACCCCAAAGCTGAGAATTTGACCTGGAATGCTGAACTGCTTGGCCGGGAGCAGCGCGCCCGGCTCAACGGGCATCGTTCCGCTGTTATCTGGTTTACCGGCCTGT
Above is a window of Pseudomonadota bacterium DNA encoding:
- a CDS encoding UDP-glucose/GDP-mannose dehydrogenase family protein, coding for LPPLADKGARLQVHDPEGMSEAKKMFPDFTYANSAYEACDNADAVVLLTEWNQYRALDLADIKKRMKTPIFIDLRNVYTPAKMRESGFEYYGVGRK